The Nicotiana sylvestris chromosome 6, ASM39365v2, whole genome shotgun sequence genomic sequence AAAGATATAAGAATGGAATAGATCTTGACATATGAGTATgaaagaacaaagagattgacgcATTTTAATGACACTTGGTAAGAAAGTGATGATATAACccattatttaaaataaatagaaaTGAATGCACTTCATAATTCTATTAAATATTAGATCTCATgggaggatcccaaatatttgtAGATATGTTTTAAAGGAATTTctatataaagtcttaaaaatatataaaattatatatttatatgtaagTTTGGTTCAAaattttttactcaataccaaaccaaatcagaCCAAACCTAATCGAGTTTTTTAATCTTTTTAGTTTGATTTTTTCGTTTGATGCAGTTTTTTGGTTCGATTTGAAGACTCCTACCTCCGTtcatacaattttttttttcctatttgtcgattttttttttttcaaagcttGTTTGGATATACATTGACCGaattcttaaaaaaaattgaagatgAGTTTCCAAGTTTGAAAAAGTGGTGAAATACTTTTTTATTTAAAGTTCTATTTCCTCTCACAAAAttataatattttttcaagtggaATGCATATCAATATCTTGTTTCAACTTCACTCTAGAAACTAacttttttcttctaaaaatcatatttttgtgtccaaacgcctactaagaCTAAAAAACCATCTCTGACTAGCAGTAAACAACAATGAACGGAGTCAGCAAAGGATGTATTGCAAACATATATAGATATTAAATAATGAAAAGACTAAGAGCCtgtttggacataaaaaaaaattcattttttttcaaaaaaatttacttttttttttaaaacaacgtTTGcccataaattttttaattttcacttgaagatgaatgttggaattttttgaaaatttgaaaaactccaaaaagctgtttttcaaaattcACTCATTACTGACATAatttcaaaaataacccaaaattatattcatgtccaaacacaactcaaattttcaaataccattttcactagaaattctttttcacttttttttggaattttataatTCTTATGTCCAGACGCCCACTAAGATTAATAAGAAACCATTAGTGACCAGCAGTAAACAGTAACGAACGGGGTCAGAAAGGGATGTGTTGCCAAAAAAATATGGAATAATGAAAACAATAGAGACTATAAAATCCTTTGgattttttaaaataagtgaccaatttactttTGGCACgttcattaagaaaatactaaattctatacaaaaataacTAGAATGACTAAACTActcttaattaaatatttaatgtgaggagtaagaaaactttttaggaatatgtacataagggtaattttgtaaaaataaattgaattctttcttgattatacaaatagacacttattttggaccaaaataaaaaaataaattgatcacttattatggaccgaaGGAAATAGAcctctacaacaacaacaacaacaacaataacaacccagtataatcccacttagtagggtctggggagggtagtgtgtacgcagaccttatccttaccctagggtagagagactgtttccaaatagacctccggcatccttccctccaagaacttcccaccttgctcttggggagactcgaactcacaacctctcggttggaagtgggggttgcttaccatcagagcaaagGAAATAGACCTCTGATCCTCTATAAATAGACAGCAATTTTAAATCTTGATTATAACCGTAATAACCAAGTTGCCCTACTTGTCGACTATGAGAGATGCACAACTTGATCCCCTTTATCTCTTCTCGAATTCTCCGTGCCTACTAGTGCttcaaaaaaattatataaataattaatttattgtttacttttcctAATTGATATATGTAAATtatatattaattatatatatatatatatatatatatatatatatgcgaaTGTTATATAATAATTTAGGTGTTTCAGCACCCATTAACCCACCACGAAATATgtataattatacaaaaaactttAGGCCTTAAATAAGAAATCACCCATAATACAAAGGAACTAATAGGTGCTTCGGTCAAGCAAGGGTAGTGTGTGCTTTTACTTAGTGTGGGGTTGAGAGATTGAATCGTACTCTTAACAGGGTCAATTTTACTTTCTTTCTTTCGGGCCAATTAGGTTTTTTTGAAGGAAAATATCTAATCCAGTAGCTACATTTTTTATCCAATACTATtactttatttatttccttttcagACTACTTTTTcactaaattttattttaccttcctcttttttaatttttccttttctattttacCTAATAATTCCCCAtaacaaagaaaggaagaaactcCATAGTTCGTCCTCTTCTACAAATAAATAGTTTCTCTAGAGTGGCAAAAtccattaaaaaaaaaatctctccCGCTCATTTTTCTTTACACGCATCTATAATATTAATACgagtttttttattaatttttttgacCATCATATTCAAATAGTTGTGCACTTATTATACTATGTGATTGATAGTAACTGCATGTCAAAAAAAGTTAAGCAACCACGAACCCAAAATCCTGGATccatcattatatatatataccttcaTTAGTTATATTTAATTTAAGTGGCTGGGGCCTGGGGATGGATATTTAGGTTATTTCTTCCAAAAGTAAACTCAGTTTTGTCCCTATTGTCAATTCATGCGCAAAACAGTATAAAAAAACATCCGCTTACGGTTTTGTGAAACCATGCCTCATAATTTATGTCCTTCCTTCTTCTTTATTTATCCACTCACATTACAACACTGAAAAAACCCAACTAAATTCACTTCGTAATTTCTTCTGAAACTATACAGTTTTAATAGCAATATTCATATCATACAAATCAAAAGCCATGGACCTGATCCCAGGGCTACCTAATGACATAGCGATTGAATGTCTCATACGACTTCCTATTGACCAGTTTTCTAAAGCAGCTTCAATATGCAAGACCTGGAACGGCGAGATTACGCTGCCGGAGTTTCGAAAACGGCGGAAAACTTCCGGGTTCACCCGACCCGTTTTAGCCATGGTCCAAGCTATGGTTGCTACTGTAAAAAAGCCTCAGGGTGACACTACCCTCTCGTCTACCCAGATTTACCGTCTCTCCATCTGTGACCCGGAAAACGGCTGTTGGTACGACTTGCCGCCGATACCGGAGTTGATTGACGGGTTGCCGAATTTTTGCCGGATTGTTGGAGTTGGATCCGATTTAGTAGTGATTGGCGGGTGTGACCCGGTTACTTGGCGGGTTATGGACTGTGTTTTTATCTACAACTTCATATCCGGGACGTGGCGACGTGGAGCGGATATGCCAGGTCAGCAGAGGTTGTTTTTCGGATGCGGTTCGGATTCCGATCAGGTCATCCTCGTCGCCGGCGGACATGACGACGAGAAGAACGCGCTGAAGTCGGTTCTGTTATACGACGTCGTGAAAGACGAGTGGGTTACAGTGCCTGACATGGTGATGCAGAGAGACGAATGTAAGGTTGTGTTTCATGAAGGTAAATTCCACGTCATTGGCGGTTATCCTACGTGGGCACAAGGTCACTTTGAGAAAAATGCTGAGGTGTTCGACTTTGCCACGTGGCAGTGGAGTTTTGAAGATGACTCCTTGAGTGTTAATAATTCTCCTCATACTTGCACTGAAGGTGATGATGGGAGATTATACATGTGCCAAGACGGTGACGTGGTCGTGAAGGAACATGCTACGTGGCAGATGGTGGCAAGGTTGCCAGCTCAGATTTCCAACGTGGCATATTTGACAGCGTGTCAAGGGAAGTTGATATTGGTGGGAAATGAAGAATATGATGAACTCCATAGTGTTTATGCTTTGGATATGAGTGAAAAAGTAAGAGCGTGGATAAAAGTAGAGACTCCAGATGAGTACAGTGGTCATGTTCAATTCGGTTGTTATTTCGAGATATGAGATTTTCAAAGGCAATCAATTATTAACAAATTTAGTACTCATGTTAAAGAATGAGAGTGGTGGGAGTATTTGATTAACGCTAACTATATATATAGGTCACGGGTCGAATCAGCCGTTAATGCTTGCATCAGGCTAAACTGTCTACTTCACACTCCTTGAAATATGGCTCTTTTCTGGACCCGGCGTGAATGTGCAATACCTTATGCACTATGATGCTCAGTGATTTGgcctaaagaaaaaagaaaaaagaatgagAGTGAGTTTAAGCTATATTCTTAGTTGATTCTTTTGTTTTCCTCTATTACGTAGTATAACTCAACTATCTAGCAGTGATTGCTCTTATTAATTTTGGCACAGTTGTATTTCagcttttatttgaaaattactTGTAAAAAAAGCCTAGTTTTGGCCTCCATATTGTCATTCCATTGCAGTGATCATGTTAGGCTGTCTCCAACCTTACCCCATTTCTTCATAATTGAGGCAATTTTTGGGGTAATGAAGCTTCAAtccttctccatttttactattcatatatttttattattatttaatcttttaatttatttctttatatatacataattatgtttatgtaatgtcTTTATAATATTTTTTACATCATAACTTTGgcgtataattttgataaattaattttcgtgtatttattatttttacgtaaaattgtaagttaattttattagaggttgaagttgaatatttatatagtatttcgaatgaattttatcgttatgtaatatgtatttaattaatcttgtatcgcaataatttcacttttatttgaattattagttaatctataataatttcttacaaattatattatttgaaattttatgaaattgttttaatggaaattacaaattaataaaaataaaagaagaaatttgtttaatggaaattaaaatgaaagataataatataatataaaagagagaaaagaatataaaaaagtttgGGGGAAAAAATGGGGGAATGGTTGGAGTAAGTTGTGAAAATCCCTATTTTGGGGACCAAAAATGGGGTAAAGGATGAAAATGCCCTTAGAGATCTATTTGTATCACTATTGCTAATCTAATAGAGAAAAATTACCTTTATTTGAGGTACTATTAGAAAAATACTTATGTTTCAAATTTAATATTTTGTTGATGTCAGCGGAATACGCAGAAATTTTTGTAAGCGATGTCAATAATtgaacaaatgaataaattatTATAATGGCAAGCGATATCATTTCTTATATTTAtatccaaaattttaattttatttataatttgtgATACCGCTTCAAGCAAGATGGCTACGCTCCTGGTTGGCCTTTTTTCTAGTTTCTATGATGTATAGATGACTGAATTATTTTTTTCGTCTTAGAATTTAGTTTTATGACTTTGATGCAATAAACTGAAAATTGAATGAATATCtgcaaaactatttttttttaaaaaagggatatatatatatatatatatatatgtaagcaCAAAATAATAGAGTTGAAAACTGGATGGTTTACGGCAAATGAATGATATCACTTGTGCTTGCTTGCGTTGGTTTTAGCATAATAGTACGGGAGTTCTTCCTCCGGTATATAATAAGTGGTCAATTTACTCTGAATACActcattaagaaaatattaaattctagacgaaaatagttagtgtgaGTAAACTATCTTTTATTAAATATTGCATCATAATTATAGTAGCACTTCTCTTCTCAATtgtgaggagtaaatgactttttagggATACCTACATAAGAGTAATAttggaaaaataaattaaattcattcttgattatataaatcgacacttattttgaacccaAAAAAAACTAAATTGACCACTTATTAAGGACCGGATGGAGTAGTATTTACATTAATGCTCAAGTTGACTTTGTACACAGATTAGCTAAGACACACACATTGGGATAAAGACTTCGAGTTTGTCAAATCAACTTGATATATAAGATATTCGTCATACATCTTCTTGTTGAAAtatcaacaataagaattaatGTGGTAGAAATATTAGTACTattaattaaaaggaaaaattgaaTTTCTCAAGTTTTGAAAGCGGATGGGGATGCATGTTTAATAAGAGTGGTTATAAATTGTTTCTTTCATGATTTAAATGTGTGAATTTTTTTACTCAGGTATATTGCCAATAATCATAACAATTTAACATAGATATATAAAAAAACTAATTCACTTAAAATTAACGACTTTATTTTTTTGCTCTAGAAACTTGCCCCTACAAGCAGGGGCGAAGCCACATGTCCGAAAGGAGCTAGGAATTTTCCTAAGGgtattcaaatttgaaagaaataaaaaaaaaatcgcgACAAAGAGtgttcaatatgtgttatatacctctaaaacatAATATTTTTCCTATATACACAGTGAAATTTTTCAACGAAGTGACCACCCTTGTgactaggggtgtcaatggatatttaaaaaccgATTAAACCGACTCAATTGTACCATACCGAATCGAATTTTAGGTTTCTTTTGATaaaaccgtaggtttttatataaatctataaccgtaccgataattagggtagggttttttattttatgaaaataaactgaaaaattaccgaaccgtaccgaataaatttataatgtgaaaatatatttatatattaagtttaaaaataataaagcattgaATTTTTTCTTGGACCTTGGAATTATGAAACAGTTACAAGCAAACtataattaaactcaaaatcctaattttcaaacctattatgctacttctattgaaactagattatttccagcatattcactagcaagacacaaTGTATTGTAGCGACTATgtgtagcaaactacaatgtattgaatgtttcctttcatatgatttagatttatctttttggaTGTTTAATCTTCTATACACTTTATTCTTGAATCCCaacttggttaatatctttccactcgtgtaattaatatttttttgtatttgctTAGTTTCTTTTACGATGTTGTAGAATCGTTGATGTATCTATACTCTagtcattttttatatttttttgcttAGTTTCTTTTACG encodes the following:
- the LOC104227562 gene encoding F-box/kelch-repeat protein At1g80440-like yields the protein MDLIPGLPNDIAIECLIRLPIDQFSKAASICKTWNGEITLPEFRKRRKTSGFTRPVLAMVQAMVATVKKPQGDTTLSSTQIYRLSICDPENGCWYDLPPIPELIDGLPNFCRIVGVGSDLVVIGGCDPVTWRVMDCVFIYNFISGTWRRGADMPGQQRLFFGCGSDSDQVILVAGGHDDEKNALKSVLLYDVVKDEWVTVPDMVMQRDECKVVFHEGKFHVIGGYPTWAQGHFEKNAEVFDFATWQWSFEDDSLSVNNSPHTCTEGDDGRLYMCQDGDVVVKEHATWQMVARLPAQISNVAYLTACQGKLILVGNEEYDELHSVYALDMSEKVRAWIKVETPDEYSGHVQFGCYFEI